CAATCATATGGTACAGAAATATCGTTTGTATCTTAGAAGGTTAAGTGGAGTAAACACGCCTTTCATGAGTTCACAAGAAGCAAATTTCAGGTCAATGTCTTCACTTGATGGGCTCGATCTCCAAGCTTTTGCTGTCTCAGGTCAACTCCCACATCAGAGTCTTGCAACACTACAGGCAGGGTTTACAAGGACGACTACCTCCACTGGGATAAGCATGCCTATTGTAGATCAGAGAAACATATTTAATTCTGAAATATCAAAGTTAAGATTTGGATCTGGGCAACAACTATGCAACAGTGGTGAGCAAGTGAGCCTACTGCCAGGACTCCCAACCAGCATGGAACCAAAACAGCTACCTCATCTGCCCCAGTCAGTCCAATCATTTGGTGGTGTTGGTTTGCAAGTCAGTGAGGGAACATCAACCTTTCTAAATATGCCGACATCTCTCGGAACGACCTTGTCGAACCATGTGCATGGTATACATGGTAACCATGGTAGTCCTTTGATGATACAGATGACTCAAACCCAGTCAAGGACGCCATCATTGAATGAGATGGCAGGTGGTCATACTTCAAGGATCCAATCAACCGTTGGGCAACAAATATTCTCAAATGAGATTTCGGGTCAGGTcttggaaagaaaaaagaccAATATAAATGGTAAAAGTGCAGCATACAACCCTGTTTCCCAAGCCTCTTCAGTGGTTGATTTTTCAATGAACCACATGATAGAACTGCCTGGAAATGGTATTCCTCTTGCAAGTGGTACTGAGGTACCTCCACTCACATCTACAGGAATATTTCAAGAAGGGGGAAACGTGGGATTAAAAGGATCAAGAGGCTTTGCTCCTAGATATGATATATTTAATGAGCTACGTCAGTTCAAAACCCAAGACTGGGAATTACAGAATGTGGGTCTGAATTTTGAGGCCTCTCAACATCTCAACTCCATCATTCAAAGcaacacaaaccacacaccatcAGTTCTGGCTAGCCAAGGGTTTGCTTCTAGCCAGAAAAATGGACAGAGCATGAATATGCATGTTGTTGGCAATGCAGTGAACTCCTATGAAGAAGCAAATGGACATGGGAACACGCAAAACAGTGGTCAAAGGTCTAACAATCCTCTGATGGAAAATTCATTTAGAGTGAAGTCTGAAGCAATACCTGATTTGAGCTGTGAGACTGTACTTACTCCTGATCACCTTGGTCAGGATGACCTCATGAGTGCACTTCTCAAACAGGTCAGTTTCTGTAGCTACTACCTGATTGCAGTTTAATTTCCTAACCTTCagttctagttttttttttggataataatCTGATATCTAGTCTCACAACTccctctttttttaaaaaaaataaaaaacagcagCAAGGATTTGGGCTGGTTGAAAGTGACTATAACTTCGATGGATATACCATGGACAATATTCCAGTGTAGAAGATGGCCCTTATCTCCATGGTAGCAGTGCTAATGTGTATAGTTTCTTTTATGGATGTATTACTTTGTCTCATTTTCTGTCAAAGGAAGGAGGTTTGAAGTTTTATCTCTCCATGGACCAGGGTTGCTCTGTTTTTATTTGCACAGTTATGCTGTGAATTTAAAGAATCAAGTTACATCATGCAACAATGTGGTGGAGCTTGAAGTTTATCTGGTATGGATCCAATATCCTGGGAAATGTTCTGTAGGAAACAGCTGCATGATATAGAAAGGTGGTGTACATGCAAAATTTTGATTGCTTAAAGTATCTAAAACTAACAAGAAAGTTTTAATTTTAGAGAGAAGGTTTTGAAGTTGAGTGTGGGTTTCCATAATTGCTAGTTTAGAGATGAAGGATTCCGAGGCCTCCACAAGTTTGTGGTGGAGATGGGAATCTTTTGTAACTCAGATAACACACTAGGTTTGTTCTTTAGGTATTGAGTTTGATGTACAGATTCAATTTGATTGCTGAAGACATGAATATTGATTTTCTCTGTAGGTCATTTCTTGTATTTACTGTACTGGGGGAGACTTTAGATTTTGATTTTCTGCTGTTGGTGATGATTTATGCTCGTCTAATAATATGGTCTTTTAAGACATTTATTTTTGTTGCTCTAGTTATTTTAATTGTGTCACGGTTTCAGTaattgtttgttcttttagcgAGGTGTTAAGGAAGATCTAAGGGGTGTGGTCTAATGCTGCTTACCAGGTCAAGATATCAGCTCATATCTGTTGTGTGCTTTTGCCCAATATGAGTAACACTGGGCACCCTCTCTAATGTAGTTGACAAGGAAtcgcctaggcgccttggtcaccttgcatccagctccccccccccctccaacgccttgggtcgtcTCTGAAAGTCTTCATACTGGGGAAAACTTGAATGAGTTGATTATAGCGCATACATTAGTCAATAAGTGGTCTATCTTGACCATTGTAATTTTGGTGTGGGTTCACATCCAGCAATCGGTGGGACCTTGCAAAGAGATGCTCTGAAAGAGAGATCAGCCCAGCCACCGCCACCTCTCTTTGCATGGCCAAATAGACACCAATAATAATCTTCAGATAACAAATGAATAGACACTAAACTATCCGAGATGATGTGATCAACATTATTTGAACTTGCAAGATGGATTATATCATTATATGCAATTATACAAATTCAGAAGTCAATGGTATGGAAGTCATTATGAACTAGAATGACCTATTTCAATATTTCATGTAATCAATGAGAAAGCAAGTAATTTGAAATTTAGTCATTTATGGTTGTTGGAAATGAATACGATAACATGGAGGAGGATTGCAGCCCTACCAGTGTATCTTGGCTTGCTATATATCCTTGTAGAGAAGAAAGACTGTTACTTGTAAGCTTCTTATTTTCCTAACATATATGGTTAATCCAAATTATGCATTCTTTGTTGCAACTCTCTGTCTTTTGGTGCTATTGACtcattgaaagttgaaacaggAATCGGATGAATTATGCTTTGTGTTGAAAACTAAAGTAAATAAACagaaaaatgagaaacaaaCAAATTCAACATGGTTTGGTTGAAGATGCCTACATCCCGGGATGGAAAAGGGAAGAAATGTTAAGATAGTTTAAACCATGgtctgtttctttttcttgggcCGATGTCGTTCCGACATTGATTGTCGCTTGCCCGACGTTGGCCAGAGAGTGTTATTTGTCGGGGTTTGTCAGAAACCAAGCCGGCTTGGATGACTCTTTGTTCGACGCTGGGTGTCAGTTTCCAGCGTTAACTAGCTTGTCGCCGGTGCTGGTGTTTCTTCTTTGTGTGCCGTCCAACATTCATTGAGTACCGGTCATGGACAATTTCTTAGTGTCTTTTTGGATAGACACATCCCTTAGGAAGGGTATTTCGAAGGGATATATCTCCTCTATATATAGAAGACGTTTTTGAACACTTTGTATGATGAATTACAAGTATTATTCACACCCTCTGTTATCCATATACTCTGCTCACATTCTCTCTTGAGTTTGCCTCTTTATTCACTGTTTTGAGAGATTCTTCTATTCTATCCCTTTGGTTGATTGAGCACAATCCGAAAGTGTCCCGACATGGCCCAGTAAGTGAGTGCAATTACTACTGGAGGGGCTGGCAGGGCTGTTTTATCTTGGTGGCTGATTCACAAAAACCCTCTTGCACCATAGGAGGCATCTACAGTTGATCGGTGACACAACTCAGCCCCACCGATTCCTTGATTGTCATCATGTATTTACAGGTTCGTGTCACAATGTAAATGCTTGaaatcatcttcaaccttagtTGGTCTGTAACTCAGATAAGTAATCTACACCCTCTTGTTACATGTAGTTTTGTGTATGATTTGGAGGATATAATTTCCAACAGAGGAGCAGAGGGTATTGTCAAACCCAAAGCACCAAGCATATAAAGGATCCAAGTAAGTTCAGACATTGGGTGGAAGCAAAGGAGCAATACGCTTCAGAGCTAGAGCATGACTGGTGGGTTGCTTCTTTGCACTCCAGGAGACACAATTGGTTCCAAGACAGACAACATAACCACTTGTTGAATGTCTTATTATCAGAGTATCCATCCCAGTCGGTATCAGCAAGTGTAGTATAACTTTTATAATGTAGAAATAGAAAAGG
The sequence above is a segment of the Telopea speciosissima isolate NSW1024214 ecotype Mountain lineage chromosome 7, Tspe_v1, whole genome shotgun sequence genome. Coding sequences within it:
- the LOC122669637 gene encoding two-component response regulator ARR2-like isoform X4, producing MLRESKSRFDIVLSDVHMPDMNGFKLLEHIGLEMDLPVIMMSADDGKDVVMKGVTHGACDYLIKPVRIEAIKNIWQHVVRKRRNELKDFEQSGSIEDGDWPRKTSDDADYASSVNEGSWKSSKKRKDEEDEGEDRDDTSTLKKPRVVWSVELHQQFVAAVNQLGIDKAVPKKILELMNVPGLTRENVASHLQKYRLYLRRLSGVNTPFMSSQEANFRSMSSLDGLDLQAFAVSGQLPHQSLATLQAGFTRTTTSTGISMPIVDQRNIFNSEISKLRFGSGQQLCNSGEQVSLLPGLPTSMEPKQLPHLPQSVQSFGGVGLQVSEGTSTFLNMPTSLGTTLSNHVHGIHGNHGSPLMIQMTQTQSRTPSLNEMAGGHTSRIQSTVGQQIFSNEISGQVLERKKTNINGKSAAYNPVSQASSVVDFSMNHMIELPGNGIPLASGTEVPPLTSTGIFQEGGNVGLKGSRGFAPRYDIFNELRQFKTQDWELQNVGLNFEASQHLNSIIQSNTNHTPSVLASQGFASSQKNGQSMNMHVVGNAVNSYEEANGHGNTQNSGQRSNNPLMENSFRVKSEAIPDLSCETVLTPDHLGQDDLMSALLKQQGFGLVESDYNFDGYTMDNIPV
- the LOC122669637 gene encoding two-component response regulator ARR2-like isoform X1, whose amino-acid sequence is MLRNCLYQVTTCSRAEVALSMLRESKSRFDIVLSDVHMPDMNGFKLLEHIGLEMDLPVIMMSADDGKDVVMKGVTHGACDYLIKPVRIEAIKNIWQHVVRKRRNELKDFEQSGSIEDGDWPRKTSDDADYASSVNEGSWKSSKKRKDEEDEGEDRDDTSTLKKPRVVWSVELHQQFVAAVNQLGIDKAVPKKILELMNVPGLTRENVASHLQTHVCNHMVQKYRLYLRRLSGVNTPFMSSQEANFRSMSSLDGLDLQAFAVSGQLPHQSLATLQAGFTRTTTSTGISMPIVDQRNIFNSEISKLRFGSGQQLCNSGEQVSLLPGLPTSMEPKQLPHLPQSVQSFGGVGLQVSEGTSTFLNMPTSLGTTLSNHVHGIHGNHGSPLMIQMTQTQSRTPSLNEMAGGHTSRIQSTVGQQIFSNEISGQVLERKKTNINGKSAAYNPVSQASSVVDFSMNHMIELPGNGIPLASGTEVPPLTSTGIFQEGGNVGLKGSRGFAPRYDIFNELRQFKTQDWELQNVGLNFEASQHLNSIIQSNTNHTPSVLASQGFASSQKNGQSMNMHVVGNAVNSYEEANGHGNTQNSGQRSNNPLMENSFRVKSEAIPDLSCETVLTPDHLGQDDLMSALLKQQQGFGLVESDYNFDGYTMDNIPV
- the LOC122669637 gene encoding two-component response regulator ARR2-like isoform X3, whose protein sequence is MLRNCLYQVTTCSRAEVALSMLRESKSRFDIVLSDVHMPDMNGFKLLEHIGLEMDLPVIMMSADDGKDVVMKGVTHGACDYLIKPVRIEAIKNIWQHVVRKRRNELKDFEQSGSIEDGDWPRKTSDDADYASSVNEGSWKSSKKRKDEEDEGEDRDDTSTLKKPRVVWSVELHQQFVAAVNQLGIDKAVPKKILELMNVPGLTRENVASHLQKYRLYLRRLSGVNTPFMSSQEANFRSMSSLDGLDLQAFAVSGQLPHQSLATLQAGFTRTTTSTGISMPIVDQRNIFNSEISKLRFGSGQQLCNSGEQVSLLPGLPTSMEPKQLPHLPQSVQSFGGVGLQVSEGTSTFLNMPTSLGTTLSNHVHGIHGNHGSPLMIQMTQTQSRTPSLNEMAGGHTSRIQSTVGQQIFSNEISGQVLERKKTNINGKSAAYNPVSQASSVVDFSMNHMIELPGNGIPLASGTEVPPLTSTGIFQEGGNVGLKGSRGFAPRYDIFNELRQFKTQDWELQNVGLNFEASQHLNSIIQSNTNHTPSVLASQGFASSQKNGQSMNMHVVGNAVNSYEEANGHGNTQNSGQRSNNPLMENSFRVKSEAIPDLSCETVLTPDHLGQDDLMSALLKQQQGFGLVESDYNFDGYTMDNIPV
- the LOC122669637 gene encoding two-component response regulator ARR2-like isoform X2, which gives rise to MLRNCLYQVTTCSRAEVALSMLRESKSRFDIVLSDVHMPDMNGFKLLEHIGLEMDLPVIMMSADDGKDVVMKGVTHGACDYLIKPVRIEAIKNIWQHVVRKRRNELKDFEQSGSIEDGDWPRKTSDDADYASSVNEGSWKSSKKRKDEEDEGEDRDDTSTLKKPRVVWSVELHQQFVAAVNQLGIDKAVPKKILELMNVPGLTRENVASHLQTHVCNHMVQKYRLYLRRLSGVNTPFMSSQEANFRSMSSLDGLDLQAFAVSGQLPHQSLATLQAGFTRTTTSTGISMPIVDQRNIFNSEISKLRFGSGQQLCNSGEQVSLLPGLPTSMEPKQLPHLPQSVQSFGGVGLQVSEGTSTFLNMPTSLGTTLSNHVHGIHGNHGSPLMIQMTQTQSRTPSLNEMAGGHTSRIQSTVGQQIFSNEISGQVLERKKTNINGKSAAYNPVSQASSVVDFSMNHMIELPGNGIPLASGTEVPPLTSTGIFQEGGNVGLKGSRGFAPRYDIFNELRQFKTQDWELQNVGLNFEASQHLNSIIQSNTNHTPSVLASQGFASSQKNGQSMNMHVVGNAVNSYEEANGHGNTQNSGQRSNNPLMENSFRVKSEAIPDLSCETVLTPDHLGQDDLMSALLKQQGFGLVESDYNFDGYTMDNIPV